Part of the Mycobacteriales bacterium genome is shown below.
GCCGGGACCCCGCGGTTGCCCTTGTAGGGCATCCGGGTCGAGCCGGCCCGCTGCGGGCGGCCCGCGACCAGCCACGCAATGCCGCCGACGATCGGGAACACCAGCACGAGCAGCAGCCAGAGCAGCTTGGGCAGGTTGCGGATCTCCGACTCGGGCGTGGTGATCACGTTGAGCGCGCAGTAGACCACCATGCACAGCTCGACGACGAACAAGAACCCGTAGCCGTAGAGCACGTCACACCCCTCTGGTCGAGCGTTACCGCCACGCTACTGGGAGACTTGGGGGCGTGGCCTACTCCGACCTGCGTGACTTCCTGCGCGACCTCGAGCGCGAGGGCGACCTCGCCCGCATCGGCGCCCCCGTGGACCCCTACC
Proteins encoded:
- a CDS encoding PLDc N-terminal domain-containing protein — protein: MLYGYGFLFVVELCMVVYCALNVITTPESEIRNLPKLLWLLLVLVFPIVGGIAWLVAGRPQRAGSTRMPYKGNRGVPAEYDRPGRAVSQNPDDDEAFLKGLRDRAESQRRQAEERAKRIRDDESGGGAGLTT
- a CDS encoding UbiD family decarboxylase, with the translated sequence MAYSDLRDFLRDLEREGDLARIGAPVDPYLEVTEIVTRGSASRYGL